Proteins encoded in a region of the Methanofollis tationis genome:
- a CDS encoding outer membrane protein assembly factor BamB family protein — protein sequence MAQQTIVRAFLIAAALGILCCTAMAVTVFPDWTYKSQATVRSVSISGDGALVVVGGDDAKTTLIGAGGAVQWQKGAAAALGAVSIAPDGSAVGAGGSDNRVYLYDINGDLRWSTVLPTRIYGAGVADGGAYVAVGGSDDRVHLFDSTGASVWSYMTGDDVLAVAITPDAGLIAAGSNDDRVYLFDQTGKLLWSRVLFANVLTVALSPDGKYVAAGSADTKVYLYNRDGTLLWSTPTRGSVSAVSVSEGGERIAAGSLDQNAYLFDRNGLVIWSQVIGTSVRGAAISADGTHLAFGGDDNLVRTFTVESPVQTTTVSTTVPTTTEIETGALSIASSPSGAAIYLDNRYMGITPLTLQDLTPGNYAVLLQRQGFEPWTGNVSVSAGATVTVNATLNETAPTAATPTEAAATPFAALGAAAIAAAVLLLRRR from the coding sequence ATGGCACAGCAAACTATCGTCAGGGCCTTCCTGATCGCTGCCGCGCTTGGCATCCTGTGCTGCACGGCAATGGCGGTCACGGTCTTTCCTGACTGGACCTATAAGAGCCAGGCAACCGTGCGGTCGGTCTCGATCTCCGGGGACGGGGCGCTGGTCGTTGTGGGCGGCGACGATGCAAAGACGACTCTGATAGGCGCCGGAGGCGCGGTCCAGTGGCAGAAAGGAGCAGCGGCAGCATTAGGCGCCGTTTCCATTGCACCGGACGGGAGCGCCGTGGGTGCAGGAGGGAGCGACAACAGGGTCTATCTCTATGACATCAACGGAGATCTGCGCTGGAGCACGGTCCTGCCCACCCGGATATACGGCGCGGGGGTGGCGGACGGCGGCGCCTATGTTGCCGTAGGGGGTTCAGACGACCGGGTCCATCTCTTTGACAGCACGGGCGCGTCGGTCTGGTCCTATATGACCGGGGACGATGTCCTCGCCGTTGCCATCACACCCGACGCCGGCCTGATCGCCGCCGGGTCCAACGACGACCGGGTCTATCTCTTCGATCAGACGGGAAAACTCCTCTGGTCGCGTGTCTTATTCGCCAACGTCCTCACCGTCGCCCTCTCGCCTGACGGAAAGTATGTCGCCGCAGGATCGGCCGACACAAAGGTCTATCTCTATAACCGGGACGGCACCCTCCTCTGGAGCACTCCGACGCGGGGATCGGTGAGTGCGGTCTCGGTGAGCGAGGGCGGCGAACGGATTGCTGCCGGTTCGCTCGACCAGAACGCCTATCTCTTCGACCGGAACGGACTGGTTATCTGGAGCCAGGTGATCGGGACGTCAGTCAGGGGTGCGGCGATCTCTGCAGACGGGACACATCTCGCCTTCGGCGGGGACGATAATCTGGTGCGGACCTTCACCGTCGAGTCGCCAGTCCAGACCACGACGGTGTCCACAACCGTGCCGACGACAACAGAGATCGAGACCGGGGCCCTTTCCATCGCCTCCTCACCTTCAGGGGCGGCGATCTACCTGGATAACAGGTATATGGGGATCACCCCGCTCACCCTTCAGGATCTGACGCCGGGGAACTATGCCGTTCTCCTGCAACGCCAGGGTTTTGAGCCATGGACAGGCAACGTTTCGGTCTCGGCCGGGGCAACGGTGACGGTGAACGCCACGCTGAACGAGACAGCACCAACAGCGGCGACACCGACAGAAGCCGCGGCCACGCCTTTTGCAGCCCTCGGGGCAGCGGCCATCGCTGCAGCAGTCCTGCTGCTGCGGCGGCGATAA
- the ppcA gene encoding phosphoenolpyruvate carboxylase, with protein sequence MDDIPKIAKCMSTQHPDNVHLPFFAESSELGGEDEVQEAYYSYSHLGCREQMWDCEGKEVDNFVVKKLLSRYEPFFREHQLGSDVFLTLRVPNPDIERAEAKILLEALESIPRSFDIAHLFYGNAVPPIFQVILPMTSSHIGIDNIYQYYCDFVVGQQYKRLGGRDLTIADWIGSFAPQKIDVIPLFEDQASMLNAAGIVGRYMQDKDLSYQRVFLARSDPAMNYGMIPAILLNKIALFRLHLLAEETGVPIYPIIGVGSAPFRGNLRPDTVERCAAEYPSVHTFTIQSAFKYDYPLDDVRQAVAGLEGRTVEKPSEIDEKEALKVVQTCTAAYMREVTGLSDVINRVAAFIPSRRKRKLHIGLFGYSRSMGGVTLPRAITFTSALYSIGLPPELLGLDALASDDIAFLRRAYVNFDADIADAVRYFNPDSSFVSPALKKAVSDLTDAQPDPDHLEITAGICRALEENRTVDIRQGVLRAANIRHFLG encoded by the coding sequence ATGGATGATATTCCGAAGATAGCAAAATGCATGAGCACCCAGCACCCGGATAACGTCCACCTTCCGTTCTTTGCAGAAAGTTCTGAACTCGGTGGGGAGGACGAGGTGCAGGAGGCCTATTACAGTTACTCCCATCTGGGATGCAGGGAACAGATGTGGGACTGCGAGGGAAAAGAAGTCGACAACTTCGTCGTCAAGAAACTTCTCTCCAGATATGAGCCGTTTTTCAGAGAGCACCAGCTCGGCTCTGACGTGTTTCTTACCCTGCGAGTGCCCAACCCTGATATCGAGCGGGCCGAGGCAAAGATCCTCCTCGAGGCCCTTGAGAGCATCCCGCGCTCGTTCGACATCGCGCACCTCTTCTACGGCAATGCGGTCCCGCCGATCTTTCAGGTCATCCTCCCGATGACCTCGTCGCATATCGGGATCGACAATATCTATCAGTATTACTGCGACTTCGTGGTCGGGCAGCAGTACAAGCGGCTCGGGGGGAGGGACCTGACCATCGCCGACTGGATCGGCAGTTTTGCGCCGCAGAAGATCGATGTCATCCCCCTCTTTGAGGACCAGGCGAGCATGCTCAATGCGGCCGGGATCGTCGGCCGGTATATGCAGGACAAGGACCTCTCCTACCAGCGCGTATTTCTTGCCCGCTCTGACCCGGCGATGAACTACGGGATGATCCCGGCAATCCTCCTCAACAAGATCGCCCTCTTCCGCCTTCACCTCCTTGCCGAGGAGACGGGTGTTCCGATCTATCCGATCATCGGTGTGGGTTCGGCCCCGTTCAGGGGCAACCTGAGGCCCGACACCGTGGAGAGGTGCGCGGCCGAGTACCCCAGCGTGCATACCTTCACGATCCAGTCCGCCTTCAAGTACGACTACCCCCTCGACGATGTCAGGCAGGCCGTTGCCGGTCTTGAGGGAAGGACGGTCGAGAAGCCGTCTGAGATTGACGAAAAAGAGGCCTTAAAGGTCGTGCAGACCTGCACGGCGGCCTATATGCGCGAGGTCACCGGACTCTCGGACGTGATCAACAGGGTCGCTGCATTCATTCCGAGCCGGAGAAAACGTAAACTCCATATCGGGCTCTTCGGGTATTCACGGAGCATGGGCGGCGTCACCCTTCCCCGCGCGATCACCTTCACATCCGCGCTCTATTCGATCGGTCTGCCTCCCGAACTCCTCGGCCTCGACGCCCTGGCATCAGACGATATCGCATTTCTCAGGAGGGCCTATGTCAACTTCGATGCCGATATCGCCGACGCCGTCCGCTATTTCAATCCTGACTCCTCCTTTGTCTCTCCCGCGCTGAAAAAAGCAGTCTCCGATCTCACCGATGCGCAGCCTGATCCCGACCACCTGGAGATCACTGCCGGCATCTGCCGGGCCCTTGAGGAGAACAGAACTGTAGATATCAGACAGGGCGTTCTGAGGGCTGCGAATATCAGGCACTTCCTCGGATAA